From a region of the Thiorhodovibrio winogradskyi genome:
- a CDS encoding response regulator transcription factor, producing MTAPPLAYVVDDEPDVRESIAMLLRSVSIKTETYASASRFLEQFSGITERPAILLLDVRMGDIGGMTVLELLRAEHPRLPVIMITGHGDIEMAVTAMKMGARDFLTKPFRAQSLLERVQQELRKSDESHSSDLRIIEGREQLETLTKRERAVFDRLVLGDSNKLIAIDLGISIRTVEAHRANLKEKLGANNLADLVRISIH from the coding sequence ATGACGGCCCCCCCCCTTGCCTACGTCGTTGATGATGAGCCGGACGTTCGCGAATCCATCGCTATGCTGCTGCGTTCAGTCTCGATCAAGACCGAGACCTACGCCAGCGCATCGCGCTTTCTGGAACAATTCTCCGGTATCACGGAGCGACCGGCGATTCTTCTGCTTGATGTGCGCATGGGCGATATCGGCGGCATGACAGTGCTCGAACTGTTGCGCGCCGAGCATCCCCGTCTCCCGGTCATCATGATCACGGGCCACGGCGATATCGAAATGGCGGTCACGGCGATGAAAATGGGTGCGAGGGACTTCCTCACTAAACCGTTTCGCGCACAGTCTTTGCTTGAGCGCGTGCAGCAGGAATTGCGCAAGAGCGACGAAAGCCATAGCTCGGACCTGCGGATTATCGAAGGCAGGGAGCAGCTGGAAACACTCACCAAGCGCGAACGCGCGGTCTTTGATCGCCTGGTTCTTGGCGACTCCAACAAGCTGATCGCCATCGATCTTGGGATCAGTATCCGCACCGTCGAGGCCCACCGCGCCAATCTGAAGGAGAAACTCGGCGCCAACAATCTGGCTGACCTGGTGCGGATATCCATCCACTAA